The Kryptolebias marmoratus isolate JLee-2015 linkage group LG18, ASM164957v2, whole genome shotgun sequence genome includes a region encoding these proteins:
- the LOC108235044 gene encoding tetraspanin-6-like, which translates to MGKVNVCLKRTYIGVICVIGTILILLLGLTIYAHSHFLDSEEVEVNQGLLFNYVFCTINLIIVIIGGFGVWKEKKWALIVFAVGATLIFLFLLGHEIYFQLGKEQIENTIRNFYITILPLANATEWELTFLNHTQTKFQCCGVESYRDWENNIPESCVCDDESTNPCMVAPRDINVLMRGQNIRIYSKPCLPLVIEEDLHVLQVTSGLRVGFMSLWVLSVGLCAAILCQIYKKLETPPVVYSSEARTGNYSCLIEAPDY; encoded by the exons ATGGGGAAAGTGAACGTCTGTTTGAAACGGACTTACATTGGTGTTATATGTGTAATAGGG ACTATCTTGATCCTGTTGCTGGGATTAACAATTTATGCTCATAGCCATTTCCTGGATTCAGAAGAG GTAGAAGTTAATCAGGGGCTGCTTTtcaattatgttttttgtaCTATAAATCTAATCATTGTCATCATTGGTGGATTTGGGGTCTGGAAAGAGAAAAAGTGGGCTCTAATAGTa TTTGCAGTTGGAGCAACCCTGATCTTTCTGTTCTTGCTTGGACATGAAATTTACTTTCAGCTGGGAAAAGAACAG ATAGAAAATACCATAAGAAATTTCTACATCACCATTCTGCCTTTAGCTAATGCTACTGAGTGGGAACTGACTTTCCTCAATCATACACAGACAAAG TTCCAGTGCTGTGGAGTGGAGAGCTACAGAGATTGGGAAAACAACATCCCAGAATCCTGCGTGTGTGATGACGAGTCCACTAATCCATGT ATGGTTGCTCCAAGAGACATCAACGTGCTTATGAGAGGCCAGAACATCAGGATTTATTCAAag CCATGCCTTCCACTTGTCATTGAAGAGGACCTACATGTCCTTCAAGTAACGTCAGGTCTGAGGGTGGGATTTATGTCATTGTGG GTGTTGTCAGTAGGGTTGTGTGCTGCCATCTTGTGTCAGATCTATAAGAAGCTGGAAACTCCTCCAGTGGTCTACAGCTCAGAAGCAAGAACAGGAAACTACAGTTGCCTCATAGAGGCTCCAGACTACTAG
- the LOC112450466 gene encoding tetraspanin-33-like, translating to MGKVNICLKRTYISVISLIGTILILLLRLTIFAHSYFLDSEEVEVNPTLDFNYVFCTINLIIVIIGGYGVLKEIKWALIAFAVGATLIFLFLLGREIDNQLLNQKIRNTRKRLNITILPLANATERELTFLSRTQTEFQCCGVESYRDWENNIPESCVCDDESTNPCMAAPRDINVLMRGQNIRIYSKRGKVIHTERISLPEGKIADIEDSYKYLGIPQANGNLDEEGQGKEPQPNTSNE from the exons ATGGGGAAAGTGAACATCTGTTTGAAACGGACTTATATTAGCGTTATAAGTCTAATAGGG ACTATCTTGATCCTGTTGCTGCGATTAACAATTTTTGCTCATAGCTATTTCCTGGATTCAGAAGAG GTAGAAGTCAATCCAACACTGGATTtcaattatgttttttgtaCTATAAATCTGATCATTGTCATCATTGGTGGATATGGTGTCTTGAAAGAGATAAAGTGGGCTCTAATAGCA TTTGCAGTTGGAGCAACCCTGATCTTTCTGTTCTTGCTTGGACGTGAAATTGACAACCAGCTGTTAAATCAAAAG ATAAGAAATACCAGAAAGAGACTCAACATCACCATTCTGCCTTTAGCTAATGCTACTGAGAGGGAACTGACTTTCCTCAGTCGTACACAGACAGAG TTCCAGTGCTGTGGAGTGGAGAGCTACAGAGATTGGGAAAACAACATCCCAGAATCCTGCGTGTGTGATGACGAGTCCACTAATCCATGT ATGGCTGCTCCAAGAGACATCAATGTGCTTATGAGAGGCCAGAACATCAGGATTTATTCAAAG AGAGGGAAGgtcatccacacagaaaggaTCTCACTCCCAGAAGGAAAAATAGCAGACATTGAGGACAGTTACAAGTACCTGGGAATACCACAAGCAAATGGCAACCTTGATGAGGAAGGACAAGGAAAGGAGCCACAGCCAAATACCTCCAACGAATAA